A single window of Deltaproteobacteria bacterium DNA harbors:
- a CDS encoding response regulator, translating into MTGKILIVDDELDILELLEMIIAERTPYLVVTTNNPLEVPHLLKENPFDLLITDLRMPGLSGMDLIREAKTIYPDMPVIVITAYGSSQSAEESIAEGAYDYITKPFRKDHIIITINRAMEWHAMKKELETLKARIKTE; encoded by the coding sequence ATGACCGGTAAGATCCTGATTGTCGATGACGAATTGGATATCCTGGAATTACTCGAGATGATTATTGCCGAAAGGACCCCTTATCTGGTAGTAACCACCAATAACCCTCTGGAGGTCCCTCATCTACTCAAAGAAAATCCTTTTGACCTGTTGATTACGGATCTGCGTATGCCCGGTTTAAGCGGCATGGATTTAATTCGGGAGGCTAAAACGATTTATCCGGATATGCCGGTTATTGTTATAACCGCTTACGGTTCTTCTCAGTCGGCCGAAGAGTCTATCGCCGAAGGGGCCTATGACTATATCACCAAACCTTTTCGCAAAGATCACATTATCATTACCATCAACCGGGCCATGGAGTGGCATGCCATGAAAAAAGAATTGGAAACCCTGAAGGCCCGGATAAAGACAGAATAG